A genomic region of Helicoverpa zea isolate HzStark_Cry1AcR chromosome 8, ilHelZeax1.1, whole genome shotgun sequence contains the following coding sequences:
- the LOC124632214 gene encoding uncharacterized protein LOC124632214, which produces MAFVENIPPLHADSEMEEGEIVDDLSDISSEEEFLLRQRLQVLENYNNVLERKKAKRSSIGPGNKHRKDDALLDLSEISATELEDYYSHAPQKPKVQKRQKIHHRQKRKKVEPILTSIKTREYKRKNHYTKKKLEVKIISESSEESEDEYRNRRRKLANAVVVNKNPSKNDKTSLSERLQKMLSGVNPEPMKVIPAEKTVNNKNGTILEQTELSPISTLDAEEQNQEKTSSCELIDLCTDEDSKTMTTILPQDTVDSVNKDIKNNEDAKKESDRENISEKDSDEDLEMLRQHALKTKTAKANSVPNEVQPENKMSEDEDSDTAELRLICLKSALLKKAIERKQKQKLKKKLSQSQSTNFPDDLLNSNNNTDIESVDMDIGSDADDKPKEDNDGSAKINVIEENSTPEATKALEKDIPKQKVPDADELEDDEDLLRAKLLTSLSKNLPNLVNPNIIDALESIQEPRPISPKPPQIKPVVPAVVVPEEKRFIITVGESDSEGEHEATKNLTKMHMKLSEQIDFQQRLDVFLKSTRMEVEKTRLPDVVQQPAPVKKNEKFVAKAVKHLPKSEQIEYKNLVKRMAELEKIKQARQTTINLSNKVSVPNKDTLKPRNTAIDATKLSAINNLEEKIQNSRKHIAEESAKMLKLKEEGVKLSQRYKIVATELRNIKTAITLNKRQTRSVQNCLTKIRLHHQMLLKSSMSSAHSKINGNLPPLNRINTKLQKENNPMKEDQKTTIVNKNIKIISKENNLGKEEPKNVVHKPVKDSNPSTEEIKNSLVNKPTIETNPLREEIGDPVVHKPIKDPSLVKEPANPARIVKVVKPPVVMQQSKLSVQLDVTSNKKVITVTDCKTDVHSTTLFVDNKNINEDLIENQRLSSHPLVEKGGGNKEITTDFRRLENDDYRSPLDAFGSSTWEGDPNAILCPFEVGGDCKDADCIYLHTPSRST; this is translated from the exons ATGGCTTTCGTGGAGAATATTCCACCGCTTCACGCGGACTCTGAGATGGAAGAAGGCGAAATCGTGGATGATTTATCAGATATTTCATCAGAGGAAGAGTTTCTGTTGCGTCAGAGACTGCAAGTACTAGAAAATTACAACAATGTCCTTGAACGTAAGAAAGCTAAACGATCTTCCATAGGGCCAG GTAACAAACATAGAAAGGATGATGCATTATTAGACTTATCAGAAATATCAGCGACTGAACTAGAAGACTATTATTCTCATGCACCACAAAAACCTAAAGTTCAAAAACGTCAAAAGATACATCAtagacaaaaaagaaaaaaagttgaGCCAATTTTAACTTCCATAAAGACTAGAGAATACAAGAGAAAAAATCATTACACCAAAAAGAAATTAGAAGTAAAAATTATTAGTGAATCAAGTGAGGAATCTGAAGATGAATACAGAAATAGACGAAGAAAGTTGGCTAATGCCGTAGTAGTAAACAAAAATCCAAGCAAAAATGACAAAACATCATTGAGTGAAAGACTTCAAAAAATGCTTAGTGGTGTCAATCCAGAACCAATGAAGGTCATCCCAGCAGAAAAAAcggtaaataacaaaaatggcACCATTTTAGAACAAACCGAATTATCACCCATCTCCACACTAGATGCTGAAGAGCAAAACCAAGAAAAAACAAGTTCATGTGAATTAATAGACCTATGTACTGATGAAGATAGCAAAACTATGACAACAATTTTACCACAGGATACTGTAGATTCGGTTAATAAAGACATTAAAAACAATGAGGATGCAAAGAAAGAATCTGATAGGGAAAACATTTCAGAAAAAGATTCTGATGAAGATCTAGAAATGCTTCGGCAACATGCACTCAAAACTAAAACTGCCAAAGCAAATTCAGTTCCAAATGAAGTACAACCTGAAAACAAAATGTCTGAGGATGAAGATAGTGATACTGCAGAACTGAGATTGATCTGTCTTAAATCTGCACTACTTAAGAAAGCTATTGAAAggaaacaaaagcaaaaattgaaaaagaagTTATCCCAATCCCAATCAACCAACTTTCCAGATGACTTACTTAATTCAAATAACAATACAGATATAGAATCTGTAGATATGGATATTGGGTCAGATGCTGATGACAAACCCAAAGAAGATAATGATGGAAGTGCCAAAATTAATGTTATAGAAGAAAATAGCACGCCAGAGGCAACAAAAGCTTTAGAAAAAGACATTCCTAAACAAAAGGTTCCTGATGCAGATGAACTTGAAGATGATGAAGACTTGTTGCGTGCTAAACTGCTGACTTCCCTTAGCAAAAATCTACCTAATCTGGTAAATCCTAATATAATTGATGCTTTAGAGAGCATTCAAGAACCAAGACCTATTTCACCTAAGCCACCCCAAATAAAACCTGTTGTACCTGCTGTTGTAGTACCTGAAGAAAAGAGATTTATTATTACTGTTGGTGAGTCTGATTCAGAGGGTGAACATGAAGCTACTAAGAATTTAACTAAAATGCATATGAAACTATCAGAGCAGATAGACTTCCAGCAGAGACTAGATGTATTTTTGAAAAGTACTAGAATGGAAGTCGAGAAGACTAGGTTGCCAGACGTCGTTCAGCAACCAGCTCCCGTGAAGAAAAATGAGAAGTTTGTTGCTAAG GCTGTTAAACATTTGCCAAAGTCGGAGCAAATTGAGTACAAAAATCTCGTGAAAAGAATGGCAGAGTTAGAAAAGATAAAACAAGCTAGGCAGACAACAATCAATCTAAGCAATAAAGTTTCTGTACCAAACAAAGATACGTTAAAACCACGAAATACAGCTATTGATGCAACAAAGCTGTCTGCTATAAATAACTTGGAAGAAAAGATACAAAATTCAAG AAAACACATAGCGGAGGAATCTGCCAAGATGTTAAAGTTAAAAGAGGAAGGTGTAAAATTATCCCAAAGATATAAAATAGTAGCTACAGAACTTCGTAATATCAAGACTGCCATTACATTGAACAAGAGACAAACAAGATCTGTGCAAAATTGTTTAACCAAAATACGATTGCACCATCAAATGTTATTGAAAAG CTCAATGTCTTCCGCACATTCCAAAATCAACGGCAATTTGCCTCCACTAAATAGGATAAATACGAAATTGCAAAAAGAGAATAATCCTATGAAAGAAGATCAGAAAACAACTAtagtcaacaaaaatattaaaattatttcaaaagaaaacaatttaggtAAAGAGGAACCTAAAAACGTGGTACATAAACCTGTTAAAGATAGTAATCCAAGTACAGAAGAAATTAAGAATTCTTTAGTAAATAAACCTACAATAGAGACCAATCCTCTAAGAGAAGAAATTGGGGATCCTGTAGTACATAAACCAATTAAAGATCCCAGTCTGGTGAAAGAACCTGCTAATCCAGCAAGGATAGTAAAGGTAGTTAAACCACCAGTCGTAATGCAACAGTCTAAACTATCTGTGCAGCTTGATGTTACtagtaataaaaaagttattacagTGACGGACTGTAAAACTGATGTGCATAGTACCACGTTGTTTGTGgataacaaaaatatcaatgaGGATTTAATCGAAAACCAGAGGCTATCAAGTCATCCACTCGTGGAAAAAGGTGGAGGGAATAAAGAAATAACAACTGATTTTAGAAGACTTGAGAATGATGATTACAGATCACCTTTAGACGCTTTTGGGAGTTCAAC TTGGGAGGGCGACCCGAACGCGATCCTCTGCCCCTTCGAAGTCGGCGGCGACTGCAAGGACGCCGACTGCATTTACCTCCACACCCCATCCCGGTCTACCTGA